The following proteins are encoded in a genomic region of Lachnospiraceae bacterium KM106-2:
- a CDS encoding long-chain-fatty-acid--CoA ligase, whose amino-acid sequence MNIYSEIEKVSFNQGKKTAMILWETKGDQQKVSYQEMIQKVESYSLILNEIGLREGNRVAIVAESKPEWVFAYLAILKNKGTAVLLDASLPAEELKVLIKKSRLSAIYASATQLEKIIEVEKMPILNVSEGGIRTNNEVCDQTLLDGDERIASIIFSSGTTKVASGIMHGHDGIIGSALMCVNNNGVDGSDRFFGILPNSHIYGLYTQVIAPLILGGSVCFIESLDAACLLGALQGYQPTVFPAVPKVFELLKTSIMKKIESKKSTKKIFDRLFPICLKKRKATGRNLGKIVFGSIHKGFGGKMKIMASAGAPMDVKTAEFYYGVGFNMLITYGATETSIPTIGNYGDHITVDSCGRPYPEVMVKLDESGEILIQSPYMMLGYFDDEQATKEAFTEDGWFKTGDLGSIDEHGDIRIHGRCKDNIVLATGKKIAPDDIENAYDGILGVKELVICGIADEQAGHDNVHAFVVADGVEEATIRQRLKERGKTLSQNMRLREIHFVNEIPKTSLQKPKRYLLKKAISHKVKKEVVEAKKEKLTLEAFVTKVIANLAQVPEEELKGETCFLQELSIDSLSSIQLALDIEEFSGVDVTERLKIDMTIAQLVEVIKEGNVESEHKLDVSQYPQDKKKLHYGVFAFHRWLVGTIYKVKIQNDSVIPKNQGYLLCSNHVTNFDYLILTQNFRRKEFQQFGCMAKQELFKDKRVNRLLINTAGMIPVNRSGNASEAIEVVKSKLKENWGILIHPEGTRSKDGNMGEYKKGIAAIAIESGVPIIPAYIKGGHEIFPPSQNMPNLFNFKKWRRYSLEVIYGEPIDAENWTAEELIEKVVFETKKLAK is encoded by the coding sequence ATGAATATATATAGTGAAATAGAAAAAGTAAGTTTCAATCAGGGAAAGAAAACTGCGATGATCTTATGGGAGACAAAAGGAGATCAGCAAAAAGTTAGTTATCAGGAAATGATTCAGAAAGTTGAATCTTATTCTCTGATCTTAAATGAGATTGGATTAAGAGAAGGAAATCGAGTTGCCATCGTTGCAGAAAGTAAACCGGAATGGGTTTTTGCTTATCTGGCAATTTTAAAAAATAAAGGAACTGCGGTCTTATTAGATGCGTCATTACCCGCGGAAGAATTAAAGGTTTTGATCAAGAAGTCTAGATTGAGTGCAATTTATGCATCTGCGACTCAATTAGAAAAGATAATCGAAGTAGAGAAAATGCCGATCCTAAATGTATCAGAGGGTGGAATTAGAACCAATAATGAAGTTTGTGATCAGACTCTTTTAGACGGAGATGAACGAATTGCTTCGATCATCTTTTCCTCTGGTACGACCAAAGTAGCATCTGGAATTATGCATGGTCATGATGGTATTATTGGGTCTGCACTTATGTGTGTGAATAATAATGGAGTAGATGGAAGTGATCGATTCTTTGGGATTCTTCCAAACAGCCATATTTATGGACTTTATACCCAGGTAATTGCACCATTGATATTAGGTGGAAGTGTCTGCTTTATTGAGAGCCTGGATGCTGCATGCCTATTAGGAGCGTTACAAGGTTATCAGCCGACAGTATTTCCGGCAGTTCCAAAGGTGTTTGAATTATTAAAGACTAGTATCATGAAAAAGATTGAGAGTAAGAAGAGTACAAAGAAGATATTTGATCGATTATTCCCAATCTGCTTGAAGAAAAGAAAAGCGACAGGTCGTAATCTAGGTAAGATCGTATTTGGTTCCATTCATAAAGGCTTTGGCGGAAAGATGAAGATCATGGCTTCAGCAGGAGCTCCAATGGATGTAAAGACAGCAGAATTCTATTATGGAGTCGGATTCAATATGCTGATCACGTACGGAGCCACAGAGACTAGCATCCCAACGATCGGTAACTATGGAGATCATATTACTGTTGATAGCTGTGGACGACCATATCCAGAGGTTATGGTGAAGTTAGATGAGAGTGGGGAGATCTTAATTCAATCGCCTTATATGATGCTAGGTTATTTTGATGATGAGCAGGCGACAAAAGAAGCTTTTACCGAAGATGGCTGGTTTAAGACCGGAGACTTAGGCTCCATTGATGAGCACGGAGATATCCGCATTCATGGAAGATGCAAAGATAATATTGTCCTTGCTACAGGTAAGAAGATCGCACCGGATGACATCGAGAATGCATATGATGGAATTCTTGGTGTAAAAGAACTTGTTATTTGCGGGATTGCAGATGAACAAGCTGGACATGATAATGTGCATGCATTTGTGGTTGCCGATGGAGTTGAGGAAGCAACTATTCGCCAGCGATTAAAAGAACGTGGTAAGACATTGAGTCAGAATATGAGATTACGGGAGATCCATTTTGTAAATGAGATTCCAAAGACTTCACTTCAAAAGCCAAAACGATATTTACTAAAGAAGGCGATCAGCCATAAGGTGAAAAAAGAGGTCGTGGAAGCAAAGAAAGAAAAGCTGACATTAGAAGCGTTCGTTACCAAGGTAATTGCGAATCTTGCACAGGTACCGGAAGAAGAACTAAAAGGCGAGACTTGTTTCTTACAGGAATTGAGTATTGATTCGTTAAGTTCAATTCAACTGGCATTGGATATTGAAGAGTTCTCTGGTGTGGATGTAACAGAACGATTGAAAATAGATATGACCATAGCGCAGCTAGTAGAAGTGATCAAAGAGGGGAATGTGGAGAGTGAACACAAGCTTGATGTAAGTCAGTATCCACAGGATAAGAAAAAACTGCATTATGGAGTGTTTGCGTTTCACCGTTGGTTAGTTGGAACGATATACAAGGTTAAAATTCAGAATGATTCGGTGATTCCAAAGAATCAAGGTTATCTGCTTTGTTCGAATCATGTAACCAATTTTGATTATTTGATCTTAACTCAGAATTTCCGTAGAAAAGAGTTCCAACAGTTTGGATGTATGGCAAAACAGGAGCTGTTTAAAGATAAAAGGGTGAACCGCTTATTGATCAATACGGCGGGAATGATTCCTGTGAATCGATCTGGAAATGCTTCTGAGGCGATTGAGGTAGTAAAGAGTAAGTTAAAAGAGAACTGGGGAATTTTAATTCATCCAGAGGGAACAAGAAGTAAAGATGGTAACATGGGAGAATATAAAAAAGGAATCGCGGCGATCGCCATAGAAAGCGGCGTTCCGATCATACCAGCTTACATTAAAGGTGGACATGAGATTTTTCCTCCATCACAGAATATGCCTAATTTATTTAATTTTAAGAAGTGGAGAAGATATTCACTGGAAGTAATTTATGGCGAACCAATTGATGCAGAAAATTGGACGGCAGAAGAACTGATTGAAAAAGTTGTATTTGAGACAAAGAAATTAGCAAAATAG
- a CDS encoding RNA polymerase sigma factor RpoE: protein MNLIEAVESVRQGKEEGMSWLYQETYQKSYYVALKYMKQEEAALDVLQDSYIKAFRSIDQLKVAEKFPSWLARIVACTALDELKRKKPVLFTQFDHEEEGTSFELEIEDDRIDTQPELAYDKKEVSEMVNEMVESLSDEQRMCIMMYYLEQMSVNEIAEALNCSANTVKSRLNYGRNNIKKQVEEMEKRGIKLYSVSPFMFFLLLLRLEGEQMQVLPPVMAFADAVMEGISKSAEANAAAAKTAASGAAKVTTATKILVGVGIASVVGIGTIFFGGNNHRKPKLETKVVQEATMSPKPTEIPVTLTGEIIESTATPEPTEAPSVESEALEAYAELLAGPEYSDYGFQIVKVGDLPYPILILSVNTFSKDGDTAAMTENNGEESQISAYSAVLCGYDQKKQVITYVAPEEAESGDSYDADENSEFIQASTFSYGASLAYDKKNQMIVHNSDSAGGTTWLSGFTCKDGEKILNQVMEYLSSPSGDYEFTYEAKEYTTNYYNHLTNESGKETCRASDNSVLSKEGEVPKLEEIEGEKLICYRNTEERRNEILKQN from the coding sequence ATGAACTTAATTGAAGCGGTTGAAAGCGTGAGGCAAGGCAAGGAAGAGGGAATGAGCTGGTTATACCAGGAGACCTATCAGAAAAGTTATTATGTCGCATTAAAATATATGAAACAAGAAGAGGCAGCATTGGATGTGCTGCAGGACTCTTACATAAAAGCATTTCGCAGTATTGATCAACTGAAGGTTGCCGAGAAATTCCCTTCATGGCTGGCAAGAATCGTAGCTTGTACCGCATTAGATGAGCTGAAAAGAAAAAAGCCGGTTTTGTTTACTCAGTTTGATCATGAGGAGGAGGGGACTTCTTTTGAATTAGAGATCGAGGATGATCGAATCGATACACAGCCAGAGTTAGCTTATGATAAAAAAGAAGTATCTGAAATGGTAAATGAGATGGTTGAGAGTTTATCAGATGAGCAAAGAATGTGTATTATGATGTATTATCTAGAGCAGATGAGTGTAAATGAGATCGCAGAGGCTCTAAACTGTTCTGCAAACACGGTTAAAAGCAGATTAAACTATGGTCGTAACAACATCAAGAAACAAGTAGAAGAGATGGAGAAAAGAGGAATCAAGCTTTACAGTGTATCTCCATTTATGTTCTTCTTACTATTACTTCGTTTGGAAGGAGAACAGATGCAAGTGTTACCACCAGTTATGGCATTTGCAGATGCGGTAATGGAAGGCATCTCTAAGAGTGCAGAGGCCAATGCAGCAGCCGCGAAGACAGCAGCTAGTGGAGCAGCAAAAGTTACAACTGCAACGAAGATATTAGTCGGAGTGGGAATCGCTTCAGTGGTTGGAATCGGTACTATCTTTTTCGGAGGAAACAATCATAGGAAGCCAAAGCTTGAGACGAAAGTCGTGCAGGAAGCTACCATGTCACCAAAGCCAACAGAGATCCCAGTTACGCTTACAGGTGAGATTATTGAGAGTACTGCGACGCCTGAGCCAACCGAAGCACCATCGGTGGAATCAGAAGCATTAGAGGCATATGCCGAGCTTCTAGCAGGACCAGAATATTCAGATTATGGATTCCAGATTGTAAAGGTAGGGGATCTCCCATATCCAATTTTAATTTTATCGGTAAATACGTTTTCAAAGGATGGAGATACAGCCGCAATGACTGAGAACAACGGGGAGGAGTCACAAATCTCTGCTTATTCGGCCGTATTATGTGGTTATGATCAGAAGAAACAAGTGATCACCTATGTTGCACCAGAAGAAGCAGAGTCTGGCGATTCCTATGATGCAGATGAGAACAGTGAGTTTATTCAAGCATCAACCTTTTCTTATGGAGCATCTTTAGCGTATGATAAGAAAAATCAGATGATCGTTCATAATAGTGATTCCGCTGGAGGAACTACATGGTTGAGTGGATTCACATGTAAAGATGGTGAGAAGATATTAAATCAAGTGATGGAATACTTAAGCAGTCCATCAGGAGATTATGAGTTTACTTATGAGGCGAAAGAGTATACGACCAATTATTATAATCACTTAACGAATGAGAGTGGAAAAGAGACGTGCAGAGCAAGTGATAATTCGGTTCTTTCTAAAGAGGGAGAAGTTCCAAAATTAGAGGAAATAGAAGGGGAGAAGCTTATTTGCTATCGGAATACAGAGGAAAGAAGAAATGAAATTTTAAAACAAAATTAA
- a CDS encoding histone acetyltransferase HPA2 and related acetyltransferases has protein sequence MNYRRAKKGEIEALVELRLAYFAATGRGQDEEIEQVKKQLPDYFARHVEKDLFCYIAEEEGRLIGSAFLIVIEKPANLSFPHGRVGTVLNVYTDKEYRNKGIAKNLMKMLIEDGKKMGLDYVSLEATKAGYPVYKKVGFQEEKSEYISMKYDYLI, from the coding sequence ATGAATTATCGAAGAGCTAAAAAAGGCGAAATTGAAGCTTTAGTAGAATTACGGTTAGCTTATTTTGCTGCGACAGGTCGAGGACAGGATGAGGAAATCGAACAGGTAAAAAAGCAGTTACCAGATTATTTCGCAAGGCATGTGGAGAAAGATCTATTTTGTTATATTGCGGAAGAAGAAGGAAGATTGATTGGTTCTGCTTTTCTGATCGTGATCGAAAAACCAGCGAATCTAAGTTTCCCTCATGGACGTGTCGGTACGGTTTTGAATGTCTATACGGATAAGGAATATAGGAACAAAGGAATTGCTAAGAATCTAATGAAAATGCTTATTGAAGATGGTAAGAAAATGGGACTTGATTACGTCAGTCTGGAAGCGACAAAAGCCGGGTATCCGGTATACAAAAAAGTCGGTTTTCAGGAGGAAAAATCGGAGTATATTTCTATGAAATACGACTATTTAATTTAA
- a CDS encoding glucosamine-1-phosphate N-acetyltransferase gives MKDQMKVKELYDLNETMAKSLLESVEYPWEALAHIGDFIVELGKQLPKNEYDEVEENIWIAKDAKVAKTASITAPAIIGKGAEIRHCAFIRGKAIVGENAVVGNSTELKNVILFNRVQVPHYNYVGDSILGFKAHFGAGSITSNIKSDRTEVTVNAEGEKVGTGLIKMGAMVGDHVEVGCNSVLNPGTVVGRESNIYPLSMVRGFVPAKSIYKKQGEVVEKR, from the coding sequence ATGAAAGATCAGATGAAAGTAAAAGAGTTATATGATTTAAATGAGACAATGGCCAAATCATTATTAGAATCTGTAGAATATCCATGGGAGGCACTTGCTCATATTGGAGACTTTATCGTAGAACTTGGTAAGCAATTACCTAAGAACGAATACGATGAAGTGGAAGAAAATATTTGGATCGCAAAAGATGCCAAAGTAGCAAAAACAGCATCCATTACAGCTCCTGCTATTATCGGAAAAGGTGCTGAGATCCGTCACTGTGCGTTTATTCGTGGAAAAGCTATTGTTGGTGAAAATGCAGTAGTTGGTAACTCAACAGAATTAAAGAATGTTATTTTATTTAATCGCGTACAGGTGCCACATTACAACTATGTAGGTGACTCTATCCTTGGATTTAAAGCGCATTTTGGAGCAGGTTCTATCACTTCCAATATTAAATCAGATCGTACAGAAGTTACTGTAAATGCAGAAGGTGAAAAAGTTGGAACCGGTTTGATCAAGATGGGCGCTATGGTCGGCGATCATGTAGAAGTTGGATGTAACTCTGTTCTTAATCCAGGTACGGTTGTCGGAAGAGAATCTAACATCTATCCATTATCTATGGTAAGAGGTTTCGTTCCAGCCAAAAGTATTTATAAAAAACAAGGCGAAGTTGTAGAAAAAAGATAA
- a CDS encoding DNA topoisomerase III has protein sequence MSKYLYISEKPSVAQEFAKALKLNGKKRDGYLEADDAIVTWCVGHLVTMSYPEAYDPAMKKWSLQTVPFLPEQFLYEVIPNVSKQFETVKMLLNREDVTRIYVCTDSGREGEYIYRLVDQMANVSDQKEKRRVWIDSQTEEEILRGIREAKPLSEYDNLAASAYLRAKEDYLMGINFSRVLSLKYGQTVMNYRKSDKWSAISVGRVMTCVLGMVVKREREIRAFVKTPFYRILSNSTVNGTDIESEWRAVAGSKFFESPALYKENGFKEESVALGLVEQLKATDPLIATVEKVEKKKEKKNPPLLYNLAEIQNECSKLFKISPDETLKIIQELYEKKLVTYPRTDARVLSTAVAKEIHKNIRGLCNYTHGRAFAAEILEKKSYEGIAKTRYVNDKQITDHYAIIPTGQGLNALNSLAPTSAKVYETIVRRFLSIFYPPAVYEKLNIVSKIGAESFFANYKVLADPGYLKLMTYSFGKKKEESDNNEGDSPDGNMVEALLHLKKGMTLEVKDIFLKEGETSPPKRYNSGSLILAMENAGQLIEDEELRAQIKGSGIGTSATRAEILNKLFRIEYINLNKKTQIVTPTQLGEMIFDVVNTSIRSLLNPELTASWEKGLNYVAEGQITEEEYLQKLEGFVTRQTNGVKNMNNQFQLRYCFDQSAEFYKSGKK, from the coding sequence ATGTCTAAGTATTTATATATATCTGAAAAGCCGAGTGTGGCTCAGGAATTCGCCAAGGCATTAAAGCTGAATGGCAAGAAGCGCGACGGATATCTCGAGGCGGATGATGCGATCGTTACTTGGTGTGTTGGACATCTTGTTACAATGAGTTATCCAGAAGCCTATGATCCAGCGATGAAGAAGTGGTCACTTCAGACAGTTCCTTTTCTTCCTGAACAATTTCTCTACGAAGTAATTCCTAATGTAAGCAAGCAGTTCGAAACGGTTAAAATGCTGTTAAACCGCGAGGATGTTACTCGTATTTATGTCTGCACCGACTCTGGACGTGAAGGAGAATATATTTACCGTTTGGTAGATCAGATGGCAAATGTCAGTGATCAAAAGGAAAAGAGACGTGTTTGGATCGATTCCCAGACAGAAGAAGAGATTCTTCGTGGGATCAGAGAGGCAAAACCATTATCGGAATATGATAATCTTGCCGCATCTGCTTATCTTCGAGCAAAAGAAGATTATTTAATGGGTATTAATTTTTCCCGTGTTCTCTCGTTAAAATATGGACAGACCGTTATGAATTATCGAAAATCAGATAAGTGGTCCGCAATCAGTGTAGGTCGTGTAATGACTTGTGTTCTTGGTATGGTTGTAAAAAGAGAGCGAGAGATTCGAGCATTTGTTAAGACTCCATTTTATCGTATTTTATCCAATAGTACAGTAAATGGAACGGATATTGAGAGTGAGTGGAGAGCGGTAGCAGGATCTAAATTCTTTGAATCGCCTGCACTATATAAAGAAAATGGATTTAAAGAAGAAAGTGTTGCATTAGGATTAGTGGAACAGCTAAAAGCCACAGATCCATTGATCGCAACGGTTGAAAAGGTTGAGAAGAAGAAGGAGAAGAAGAATCCTCCATTGTTATACAACCTTGCCGAAATTCAAAATGAATGTTCTAAATTGTTTAAAATTAGCCCAGATGAGACATTAAAGATCATTCAGGAGTTATATGAGAAGAAATTAGTTACTTATCCAAGAACGGATGCCAGAGTACTGTCAACGGCAGTGGCAAAGGAAATCCATAAGAACATAAGGGGGCTCTGCAACTATACTCATGGTAGAGCATTTGCAGCAGAGATTCTTGAGAAGAAATCCTATGAAGGAATTGCTAAGACAAGATATGTCAATGACAAGCAGATTACCGATCACTATGCGATCATACCGACAGGCCAGGGACTAAATGCATTAAATTCATTAGCACCGACATCGGCTAAAGTTTATGAGACGATCGTACGTCGATTCTTAAGTATCTTCTATCCTCCAGCAGTATATGAAAAGTTAAATATCGTATCCAAGATCGGAGCAGAGAGTTTCTTTGCAAACTATAAAGTGTTAGCAGATCCAGGATATTTAAAATTAATGACATATTCATTTGGTAAAAAGAAAGAAGAAAGTGATAATAACGAAGGAGATTCTCCAGATGGCAATATGGTGGAAGCACTATTACATCTGAAAAAGGGAATGACCTTAGAAGTGAAAGATATCTTCTTAAAAGAGGGAGAGACTTCACCTCCAAAACGTTATAATTCAGGTTCTTTAATCCTTGCCATGGAAAATGCAGGACAATTGATCGAAGATGAAGAGTTACGTGCTCAGATTAAAGGTAGTGGTATCGGAACCAGTGCGACAAGAGCAGAAATCTTGAATAAACTATTCCGTATCGAATATATTAATTTGAACAAGAAAACACAGATCGTAACACCAACACAATTAGGAGAAATGATATTTGATGTAGTAAATACATCAATTCGTTCATTGCTCAATCCTGAGCTTACAGCAAGCTGGGAGAAGGGCCTTAATTATGTGGCGGAAGGACAGATCACAGAAGAAGAATATCTCCAGAAGTTAGAGGGATTTGTCACAAGACAAACAAATGGAGTTAAGAATATGAATAATCAATTCCAGCTTAGATACTGTTTTGATCAATCAGCAGAGTTTTATAAGTCAGGAAAGAAATAG
- a CDS encoding formamidopyrimidine-DNA glycosylase, with amino-acid sequence MLELPESFTISQQIEKGLMGKKIASIEVGHSPHRFAFFKGDQEKYDERLEGQIIEGACSHGGLVEIDTKDTMIFLGDGAYPRYYEKGKRPKKHQFLIEFEDETAIAVSIQMYGEIGVYPIDTCDDEYYLSSVSKPSPLSKKFTYSYFRGLYEDGRKLSAKAFLATEQRIPGLGNGVLQDILWNAGIDPRFDMRKAEEKDFQNMYEAIRSILEAMCKAGGRNTERDFYSSPCGYITQLSKNSLHEPCMKCGYEIQKAAYMGGTVYFCEHCQKR; translated from the coding sequence ATGTTAGAACTGCCAGAGAGTTTTACTATATCACAGCAAATTGAAAAAGGTCTTATGGGAAAGAAAATTGCATCTATCGAAGTGGGACATTCACCCCATCGGTTTGCGTTTTTCAAGGGAGATCAAGAGAAGTATGATGAACGTTTAGAAGGGCAGATCATAGAAGGTGCCTGTAGTCATGGAGGATTAGTAGAGATCGATACAAAGGATACTATGATCTTTCTGGGGGATGGAGCTTATCCTAGATATTATGAAAAAGGAAAACGACCGAAAAAACATCAATTTCTAATTGAATTTGAGGACGAGACGGCAATTGCAGTATCCATTCAAATGTATGGGGAGATTGGTGTATATCCAATTGATACCTGTGATGATGAGTATTATCTCTCTTCGGTGAGCAAACCGAGTCCACTCAGTAAGAAATTTACCTATTCCTATTTTCGAGGGCTATATGAAGACGGTAGAAAGCTATCGGCAAAGGCATTTCTAGCGACAGAGCAGAGAATACCGGGTCTTGGAAATGGAGTGCTGCAAGATATTCTATGGAATGCCGGAATTGATCCAAGATTTGATATGAGAAAGGCAGAAGAGAAAGATTTTCAAAACATGTACGAAGCCATAAGAAGTATTTTAGAGGCTATGTGCAAAGCAGGTGGAAGAAATACGGAGAGGGATTTCTATAGTAGTCCATGTGGATATATTACGCAGTTATCTAAAAACTCATTGCATGAGCCATGTATGAAATGTGGTTATGAAATACAGAAAGCGGCTTACATGGGAGGAACGGTTTATTTCTGTGAGCACTGCCAGAAAAGATAG